The following are encoded in a window of Flavobacteriales bacterium genomic DNA:
- the nqrC gene encoding NADH:ubiquinone reductase (Na(+)-transporting) subunit C, translating to MDKNSNSFTFTFAIVMVVVVGALLALIYSSLKPAQDENVRREKMQNILAAMNVHVARDEAPAIYQKTVTSVPLVDARGRLVEGVDTDPVNGPGFALDVQKQYRDERARVIGADDMKYPLYVAEKDGRPLYILPVVGTGLWGPIWGYVAVSDDGRTVVGSTFDHKGETPGLGAEINTKFFTDQFPGKTIADERGEFTSIKVYKGGSQTTSPHGVDGISGGTITSDGVDEMLRRTLAIYYNYLSSLGGGMAQAISASAGDATEAQEETATEEQP from the coding sequence ATCGACAAGAACAGCAACTCCTTCACCTTCACCTTCGCCATTGTGATGGTGGTGGTGGTGGGCGCCCTGCTGGCGCTGATCTACAGCAGCCTGAAGCCCGCGCAGGACGAGAACGTGCGGCGTGAGAAGATGCAGAACATCCTGGCCGCCATGAACGTGCATGTGGCGCGCGATGAGGCGCCGGCCATCTACCAGAAGACCGTGACCAGCGTGCCCCTGGTGGACGCGCGGGGCCGCCTGGTGGAAGGCGTGGACACCGATCCGGTGAACGGGCCTGGCTTCGCGCTGGACGTGCAGAAGCAGTACCGCGATGAGCGGGCACGCGTGATCGGTGCCGACGACATGAAGTACCCGCTCTACGTGGCCGAAAAGGATGGACGCCCGCTCTACATCCTGCCCGTGGTGGGCACCGGCCTGTGGGGTCCCATCTGGGGTTATGTGGCCGTGTCGGACGATGGGCGCACCGTGGTGGGCAGCACCTTCGACCACAAGGGCGAGACCCCCGGCCTGGGCGCGGAGATCAATACCAAGTTCTTCACCGACCAGTTCCCCGGCAAGACCATCGCCGATGAGCGCGGCGAATTCACCAGCATCAAGGTATACAAGGGCGGCAGCCAGACCACCAGCCCCCACGGCGTGGACGGCATCAGCGGCGGCACCATCACCAGCGACGGTGTGGACGAAATGCTGAGGCGCACCCTGGCCATCTATTACAACTACCTGAGCAGCCTTGGCGGCGGCATGGCACAGGCCATCAGCGCCAGCGCCGGTGATGCCACCGAAGCACAGGAGGAAACCGCAACGGAGGAACAGCCATGA